A single region of the Streptomyces sp. NBC_00236 genome encodes:
- a CDS encoding universal stress protein gives MNDVIVVGLDGSPASDAAARWGAREALLRKLSLRLVHAVDRWPPFALPVPTIDTHPMRVQALLSGTADDLRTRYSELEVSAVSFVGRPADVLRDAAANAHMIVLGARGLSSVTGYVLGSVGMAVIRATVRPVVMVRAGDESAPPTSGRHASHDLVVGVDISRPCDALLAFAFDEAARRACTLHVLHSWSLPPLFGYGAAFDPRVHAQLELNANAALADALSPWRAAHPAVDVTTRASVGHAATDLLDSRSEAGLVIVGRRIRQSPVGTHIGPVTHAVLHHSSTPVAVIAHA, from the coding sequence ATGAACGACGTCATCGTGGTCGGACTCGATGGGTCCCCCGCAAGCGACGCGGCAGCCCGTTGGGGAGCGCGAGAGGCACTTCTGCGGAAGCTGTCCCTCCGGCTCGTCCACGCCGTGGACCGATGGCCCCCCTTCGCCCTCCCTGTCCCCACGATCGACACGCACCCCATGAGAGTCCAGGCATTGCTGAGCGGAACCGCCGATGATCTACGCACGAGGTACAGCGAACTCGAAGTCAGTGCAGTGTCCTTCGTCGGGAGGCCGGCTGACGTTCTCCGAGACGCGGCCGCGAACGCACACATGATCGTCCTTGGTGCACGCGGGCTGAGCAGTGTCACAGGGTACGTACTCGGGTCGGTCGGGATGGCGGTCATCCGGGCGACGGTCCGGCCGGTCGTCATGGTGCGGGCCGGTGACGAGTCGGCACCACCCACGAGCGGTCGGCACGCGTCGCATGACCTGGTGGTGGGAGTGGACATCAGCCGCCCCTGCGACGCTCTGCTCGCGTTCGCCTTCGATGAAGCCGCACGGCGGGCCTGCACCCTTCACGTCCTGCACAGTTGGTCACTGCCTCCACTGTTCGGATATGGCGCCGCCTTCGATCCGAGAGTGCATGCCCAGCTCGAACTGAACGCGAACGCCGCGCTGGCAGACGCGCTGAGCCCCTGGAGAGCAGCACACCCCGCTGTGGACGTCACCACTCGAGCAAGCGTCGGGCACGCCGCCACGGACCTCCTCGACAGCAGGTCAGAGGCAGGACTCGTCATCGTCGGCCGCCGCATTCGACAGTCGCCGGTCGGAACACACATCGGGCCGGTCACCCACGCGGTCCTCCACCATTCCAGCACTCCCGTCGCCGTCATCGCACACGCCTAG
- a CDS encoding FAD:protein FMN transferase produces MPDTSTGLRHVEHVMGTVFSFDVRDKPTPAIHNAVQEAVQLLHRVDAVFSTYRPDSHISRLGRGEIHLGDCPPEVHEVLALCAQATRVTDGWFSTTPAGTLDPSGLVKGWATEAASQLLHTSGARNSCVNGGGDLQLRGQATTNIPWRVGIAHPLHPGELATVITADRTMAVATSGTAERGAHIFDPHTGVPATAFAALTVIGPRLTMTDAYATAAFARGRDARDWLETMDGYEALAILPNGRVWRTSGFSRYAG; encoded by the coding sequence ATGCCTGACACCTCAACCGGGCTGCGTCACGTCGAGCACGTGATGGGCACGGTCTTCTCCTTCGATGTCCGGGACAAGCCCACTCCGGCCATCCACAACGCCGTCCAGGAGGCCGTACAGCTGCTCCACCGGGTCGACGCCGTGTTCTCCACCTACCGCCCCGACAGCCACATCAGCCGCCTCGGCCGTGGCGAGATCCACCTCGGCGACTGTCCTCCGGAAGTCCATGAGGTGCTGGCCCTCTGCGCGCAGGCCACCCGTGTCACCGACGGCTGGTTCAGCACGACGCCAGCCGGAACGCTCGACCCCTCGGGGCTCGTAAAGGGCTGGGCCACCGAAGCCGCATCCCAACTTCTCCACACATCAGGCGCGCGCAACAGCTGCGTCAACGGCGGCGGAGACCTCCAACTCCGCGGCCAGGCAACCACAAACATCCCCTGGCGCGTCGGCATCGCACACCCGCTGCACCCCGGCGAACTGGCCACCGTCATCACCGCCGACCGCACCATGGCTGTTGCCACCTCGGGCACCGCCGAACGCGGCGCCCACATATTCGACCCGCACACCGGTGTACCTGCCACTGCGTTCGCTGCCCTCACCGTCATCGGGCCCAGGCTGACCATGACCGACGCCTACGCCACCGCAGCCTTCGCCAGGGGCCGGGACGCGCGGGACTGGCTGGAAACGATGGACGGCTACGAGGCGCTCGCGATTCTGCCCAACGGCCGGGTCTGGCGGACGTCGGGGTTCAGTCGATACGCAGGGTGA
- a CDS encoding universal stress protein — translation MGTVESPLVVGVDGSDASLTAVDWAADEAARYGRPLRIVHASLWERYEGAVPALTTDRPADQILAENIVAVAGARAERRQPGLTVTTEVLAEDASRGLLREGDEAAALVVGCRGRSRIADLLLGSVSLTVAARAHCPVVVIRGDRQALEARHQRILLGIGGKDVDAPAVRFAFREAAVRNAELEVLHTWRRPAHEPVEHLLLTGEVTEYAQRASELLDRALETAVREHPQVRVRRSTVEGLAHKVLTQRSAAADLLVVGARRSDALVGLELGRVAHRALHHASCPVAVVPWCRPASEDGDL, via the coding sequence GTGGGGACGGTGGAATCACCCTTGGTGGTAGGAGTGGACGGGTCGGACGCCAGTCTCACGGCAGTGGACTGGGCAGCCGACGAAGCGGCACGATATGGACGGCCGCTGCGCATTGTGCATGCCTCACTGTGGGAGCGGTATGAGGGGGCCGTGCCGGCCTTGACCACCGACCGGCCCGCCGATCAGATCCTTGCGGAGAACATCGTCGCTGTGGCCGGGGCGCGGGCCGAACGCCGCCAACCAGGACTCACCGTGACCACGGAGGTGCTCGCCGAGGACGCGTCGCGGGGTCTGCTCAGGGAGGGAGACGAAGCCGCAGCCCTTGTTGTCGGATGCCGGGGCAGAAGTCGAATCGCCGACCTACTGCTGGGATCGGTCAGTCTCACCGTGGCCGCACGTGCCCACTGCCCGGTTGTCGTCATCAGAGGAGACCGGCAGGCGTTGGAGGCGCGACATCAGCGCATCCTGTTGGGCATCGGGGGCAAGGACGTGGATGCGCCCGCCGTGCGGTTCGCCTTCCGCGAGGCGGCAGTCCGGAACGCGGAACTGGAGGTGCTCCATACCTGGCGTCGGCCGGCGCATGAACCGGTCGAGCACCTCCTCCTCACCGGTGAGGTGACGGAATACGCGCAGAGGGCGTCGGAGCTGCTCGACCGTGCCTTGGAGACGGCGGTGCGTGAACATCCCCAGGTGCGCGTCCGCAGGAGTACGGTCGAGGGCCTCGCCCACAAGGTGCTGACACAGCGCTCGGCCGCCGCGGACCTGTTGGTTGTCGGAGCACGACGGAGTGACGCGCTGGTCGGTCTGGAACTCGGCAGGGTCGCCCATCGGGCGCTGCACCACGCTTCGTGTCCCGTCGCCGTCGTGCCTTGGTGCCGCCCGGCGTCCGAGGACGGAGATCTGTGA
- a CDS encoding Acg family FMN-binding oxidoreductase has translation MLTTSPSDTTVTALVADATAAPSLHNSQPWQFRYARSTHVITLRADFARTMPEADPSTRELHMGCGAALLNLRVSAAHHGLAAVIALLPAPADQALLAEARLAPLTDDPAGAADPQLAGLHSAIQDRHTCRFPFAEQPIPPELRSLFSDAALAEHADFRFIDSIHLDTVLQLISDAAGYDRMDPARDAEQRYWTRDTKADAPVDGVPDYAFGPGDASGSSTTRDFVGTAALPGRIRVRFERRPQLGLLSTEGDRPLDWLRAGQALERVLLSATTKGVCASFATQPLEWPELRWTLRDPVLGAGHPQMIVRMGYGPVGPHTPRRPLRQVLVIEP, from the coding sequence ATGCTGACCACTTCGCCGAGCGACACCACGGTGACCGCTCTGGTAGCCGACGCAACTGCCGCACCTTCCCTGCACAACTCGCAGCCCTGGCAGTTCCGTTACGCCCGATCCACCCACGTCATCACGCTACGGGCCGACTTCGCACGCACCATGCCGGAGGCGGACCCCTCGACCCGCGAACTTCACATGGGCTGCGGAGCCGCTCTGCTGAACCTGCGAGTGTCAGCTGCCCACCACGGTCTGGCAGCGGTGATCGCGCTCCTGCCCGCACCGGCGGATCAGGCCCTGCTGGCCGAAGCCCGTCTGGCTCCGCTGACGGACGATCCGGCAGGAGCGGCAGACCCGCAGCTCGCGGGGCTGCATTCAGCGATACAGGACAGACACACCTGCCGCTTCCCTTTCGCCGAGCAGCCGATTCCCCCGGAGCTCCGCTCGCTGTTCTCCGATGCTGCACTTGCTGAGCATGCGGATTTCCGGTTCATCGATTCCATCCACCTGGACACCGTGCTCCAGTTGATCAGCGATGCCGCGGGTTACGACCGCATGGACCCTGCGCGTGATGCGGAACAGCGCTACTGGACCCGCGACACGAAGGCCGACGCACCCGTCGACGGAGTTCCGGACTACGCGTTCGGTCCGGGCGACGCATCCGGCAGTTCGACCACCCGCGACTTCGTGGGAACAGCCGCCCTACCAGGACGTATCCGGGTTCGGTTCGAGCGTCGGCCTCAGCTGGGCCTGCTGAGCACGGAGGGCGATCGTCCGCTGGACTGGCTCAGGGCCGGCCAGGCACTGGAGCGCGTCCTGCTCTCGGCGACCACGAAGGGCGTCTGCGCCTCCTTCGCGACACAGCCACTTGAGTGGCCCGAGCTGCGATGGACGTTGCGGGACCCCGTGCTGGGCGCGGGACATCCCCAGATGATCGTCCGCATGGGATACGGCCCCGTGGGTCCTCACACACCGCGTCGTCCTCTCCGTCAGGTGCTGGTCATCGAACCGTAG
- a CDS encoding FMN-binding protein: MRRAVLATTGISALIVALLSLKPHHLPAVAGSPPSTPSSSPQTSTSTSPGASTGTGTFTGDPIDTQYGTVQVAATLSQGKITAVKVLQAPDSNGRDQQLAAYALPRLTQETLGAQSAHIDAVSGASYTSQGYIQSLQSALDQAHA, encoded by the coding sequence ATGCGCAGAGCCGTCCTCGCCACCACCGGGATCAGCGCCCTGATCGTCGCGCTGCTCTCCCTCAAACCCCACCATCTCCCCGCCGTCGCCGGCAGCCCGCCGTCAACGCCCTCGTCGTCTCCTCAGACCTCCACAAGCACTTCGCCGGGCGCATCCACAGGCACCGGCACGTTCACCGGTGATCCCATCGACACCCAGTACGGGACGGTGCAGGTCGCAGCGACCCTCTCCCAGGGAAAGATCACCGCAGTCAAGGTTCTTCAGGCCCCGGACAGTAACGGCCGCGACCAGCAACTCGCCGCCTACGCCCTGCCCCGCCTCACCCAGGAAACCCTCGGCGCACAGAGCGCGCACATCGACGCCGTCTCCGGCGCCAGCTACACCAGCCAGGGCTACATCCAGTCCCTGCAGAGCGCACTGGACCAGGCCCATGCCTGA
- a CDS encoding universal stress protein, whose amino-acid sequence MTVGLNGTPASLAAAAWGAREASIRRLPLRLVSAWEWQPYSHAPLSGTEMPEQWSRRLPEEAAAQLTHRFPDLYISTKQLTGPPPEMLCREAAQAELLAIGTAGLGALTGFLMGSVAMATVAHTHRPVVLVRPEGTPPPADDADLAQRVQEVERRDTGGPVVAGIDLGPTTDGVLRFALEAAAVRSGDLRIVYSWNPPVGYVQGIGGDLRWRADIAAEGASMVRSLLKPWSKEYPGVSVSEQSGIGSPARHLVEAGVRASLVVIGRRTNRYWPREPRIGHVAHAVLHHSPAPVAVVPQD is encoded by the coding sequence GTGACTGTCGGCCTGAACGGAACGCCGGCAAGCCTCGCCGCCGCCGCCTGGGGCGCCCGCGAGGCAAGCATCCGGCGCCTTCCCCTGCGCCTTGTGAGCGCCTGGGAATGGCAGCCCTACTCCCACGCCCCACTCTCGGGGACGGAAATGCCGGAACAGTGGTCACGGCGCCTGCCGGAGGAGGCCGCAGCGCAACTGACACATAGATTTCCTGACCTGTACATAAGCACGAAGCAGCTCACCGGGCCACCCCCCGAAATGCTGTGCCGGGAGGCTGCCCAGGCAGAGCTCCTGGCCATCGGAACAGCGGGCCTCGGAGCACTCACCGGCTTCCTCATGGGATCTGTCGCCATGGCGACAGTCGCCCACACACACCGGCCCGTGGTGCTCGTGCGTCCCGAGGGAACGCCGCCGCCCGCCGACGATGCGGACCTGGCGCAGCGCGTTCAGGAAGTGGAGAGGCGGGACACCGGCGGTCCGGTGGTCGCCGGCATCGATCTGGGTCCCACCACCGATGGTGTACTGCGGTTCGCCCTCGAAGCGGCGGCCGTGCGCTCCGGAGACCTGCGGATCGTCTACAGCTGGAATCCTCCGGTGGGCTACGTGCAGGGCATCGGCGGCGACCTGCGCTGGCGAGCCGATATCGCTGCCGAAGGAGCGAGCATGGTGCGCTCCCTGCTGAAACCGTGGTCGAAGGAGTACCCGGGCGTGTCCGTGAGTGAGCAGAGCGGGATCGGATCGCCTGCGCGTCACCTCGTCGAGGCCGGGGTGCGAGCGTCGCTGGTCGTCATCGGCCGGCGAACGAATCGCTACTGGCCCCGGGAGCCGCGCATCGGGCACGTCGCCCACGCGGTTCTGCACCATTCTCCGGCGCCGGTCGCGGTCGTGCCCCAGGACTGA
- a CDS encoding DUF302 domain-containing protein, protein MSYERTVTLRGTFDETVAAVRKALADEGFGVLTEIDMQATLKAKLGHEMEQYLILGACNPALARQALDADPSVGLLLPCNVVVRAAGDHVVVQAIDPDTMVALTGLDAMEPVAEQATRLLDAALAVLAEDRGGGHSYGLE, encoded by the coding sequence ATGTCCTACGAGCGCACCGTGACACTGCGTGGCACCTTCGACGAGACCGTCGCCGCTGTGCGCAAGGCTCTGGCCGACGAGGGCTTCGGCGTGCTCACGGAGATCGACATGCAGGCCACGCTGAAGGCGAAGCTCGGTCACGAAATGGAGCAGTACCTCATTCTCGGTGCCTGCAATCCGGCTCTGGCGCGGCAAGCACTGGACGCGGACCCGTCAGTCGGGCTCTTGCTGCCTTGCAATGTCGTTGTCCGAGCGGCTGGCGACCACGTAGTCGTGCAGGCCATCGACCCCGACACCATGGTCGCCTTGACCGGCCTTGATGCCATGGAGCCGGTCGCGGAGCAGGCGACCCGCCTCCTCGACGCCGCCCTCGCAGTTCTCGCGGAGGATAGGGGCGGCGGGCACTCATATGGATTGGAATGA
- a CDS encoding ferredoxin reductase family protein, producing MTSTLTTPPVSRGMRHRRPRRSPVPFFAPLVIWAGAAGVLALWWSDTGSVVGPAGWLTGAGRITGLLAGYACAVLLALMARIPLLDHTIGTDRLARWHALGGRCTISLVLAHTLLIIWGYSLTSHTGVVSQTSTLVLHYPDLLKATAAFLLFLATGILSARAARRRMSYETWHYLHFATYLAVFLAFGHQLSNGADFVGNRPAQIAWYTLFLGVAALLAWYRFAVPVRRGLRHRMRVSAVRPEAPGVVSVHLTGEHLDELGGEPGQFLRWRFMTRGLWWTANPYSLSAPAHPRHLRITVKTAGGHSAALAHLTPGTRVWAEGPYGAFTANRRTTPKVLLLAGGVGITPLRSLFETLPGQVTLVYRARRPDDLALRGEIDAIAARRQAAVHYLVDEPAERPSPLTAAGLSALVPDLASHDVYVCGPPGMTQTAKIALREAGVPARRIHHESFAF from the coding sequence ATGACCAGCACCCTCACCACTCCCCCTGTGAGCCGCGGGATGCGCCACCGGCGTCCGCGCCGCAGTCCTGTGCCGTTCTTCGCGCCTTTGGTGATCTGGGCCGGTGCCGCAGGGGTGCTGGCGCTGTGGTGGAGCGACACAGGCTCGGTGGTCGGACCGGCGGGGTGGCTCACCGGGGCGGGACGCATCACGGGGCTCCTGGCCGGTTACGCCTGTGCGGTACTTCTCGCCCTGATGGCCCGCATCCCACTGCTGGACCACACGATCGGCACCGACCGGCTCGCCCGCTGGCACGCCCTGGGCGGGCGCTGCACCATCTCCCTGGTCCTCGCCCACACCCTGCTGATCATCTGGGGCTACTCCCTGACCTCACACACCGGCGTGGTCAGCCAGACCTCCACCCTCGTCCTGCACTACCCCGACCTCCTCAAAGCCACAGCAGCCTTCCTGCTCTTCCTGGCCACCGGGATCCTCTCCGCCCGTGCGGCCCGTCGCCGCATGAGCTACGAGACCTGGCACTACCTGCACTTCGCCACCTACCTCGCCGTCTTCCTCGCCTTCGGACACCAGCTCTCCAACGGAGCCGACTTCGTCGGCAACCGACCCGCCCAGATCGCCTGGTACACGCTGTTCCTCGGCGTCGCCGCCCTTCTCGCCTGGTACCGGTTCGCCGTCCCCGTCCGGCGGGGACTGCGCCACCGGATGCGCGTCAGCGCGGTACGCCCCGAGGCACCGGGCGTGGTGTCCGTTCACCTCACTGGCGAGCATCTGGACGAGCTCGGAGGTGAGCCGGGACAATTCCTGCGCTGGCGCTTCATGACCCGTGGTCTGTGGTGGACAGCGAACCCCTACTCCCTCTCCGCCCCCGCACACCCCCGCCACCTGCGCATCACGGTCAAGACCGCAGGCGGGCACAGCGCCGCACTGGCCCACCTGACTCCGGGCACCCGGGTCTGGGCCGAGGGGCCCTACGGCGCCTTCACCGCTAACCGGCGCACCACTCCCAAGGTCCTGCTCCTGGCCGGCGGCGTCGGCATCACACCCCTGCGTAGCCTCTTCGAGACGCTGCCGGGACAGGTAACCCTGGTCTACAGGGCCCGCCGGCCCGACGACCTCGCCCTGCGCGGTGAAATCGACGCGATAGCCGCACGCCGACAGGCCGCCGTGCACTACCTCGTCGACGAACCCGCCGAGCGCCCATCTCCTCTCACCGCCGCGGGGCTGAGCGCGCTGGTTCCGGACCTGGCCTCGCACGATGTCTACGTCTGCGGCCCGCCAGGCATGACACAAACCGCCAAAATCGCCCTACGGGAAGCCGGCGTACCCGCACGGCGCATCCACCACGAGTCGTTCGCGTTCTGA
- a CDS encoding CBS domain-containing protein produces the protein MQHRTVFEVMTHDVVTADPATSFKEIARLFRENDISAVPVVDENRRLLGVVSEADLLRATAELPDLEGRWAGVRLLSEERGMPDAETAADLMTSPAVTAQSGWSLVETARTMHRKGVKRLPVSDETERLVGIVSRSDLLKPFLRRDSAIRDEIKHDVLVGTLRLAPDAIDVTVEEGVVTLTGHVHERADIPVIVRLCRWVDGVVTLHESIDYTYDNLALDVDQPR, from the coding sequence ATGCAGCACCGCACCGTCTTCGAGGTGATGACGCACGACGTGGTCACGGCCGATCCTGCGACTTCCTTCAAAGAGATCGCCCGTCTCTTCAGGGAGAACGACATCTCGGCGGTTCCCGTCGTCGACGAGAACCGGCGCCTTCTCGGCGTGGTCTCCGAGGCCGACCTGCTGCGGGCCACTGCTGAACTTCCGGACCTGGAGGGCCGCTGGGCGGGCGTCCGGCTGCTGTCCGAGGAACGCGGGATGCCCGACGCGGAGACGGCGGCCGACCTGATGACCTCCCCCGCCGTCACAGCGCAGTCGGGGTGGAGTCTCGTCGAGACGGCCCGGACGATGCACCGTAAAGGAGTGAAACGGCTCCCCGTATCCGATGAGACCGAGCGGCTCGTCGGAATCGTCAGCCGCAGCGATCTGCTCAAGCCCTTCCTCCGCCGCGACTCCGCGATCCGCGACGAGATCAAGCACGACGTCCTGGTCGGCACCCTGCGCCTGGCCCCTGACGCGATCGACGTGACCGTGGAGGAGGGAGTCGTGACGCTGACGGGGCATGTCCACGAGCGCGCCGACATCCCTGTCATCGTGCGCCTCTGCCGCTGGGTGGACGGAGTGGTGACCCTGCACGAGTCGATCGACTACACCTACGACAATCTCGCCCTCGACGTGGACCAGCCTCGATGA
- a CDS encoding sensor histidine kinase — translation MKRPLPRTLRAQLTVGLVTLLALACLAVGITTALALRGFLMGRLDEQLSVSGGRFAASLEHEAQPDSDNRPDTRGQAESTLGVRLLNGIVTQAAVVDDASDRPLQLTARDRNALARVPIDGNGHSIRLSALGPYRVVAVHGDDQDTLITGLPLHPVEETVHRLEAVEAVLFGSALVVTGIAGALWVRVSLRPLQRVTARAAEVAGLPLASGEIAMPGPLPDTDPRTEVGQVGTALNHMLRHVEDALTRRQASEKRLRHFAADASHELRTPVANIRGHAELALRHRGPVPGEIRHALERINGESQRMTRLVDDLLLLARLDAGRPLEHLPVDLTLLILNATDDARAAGPDHRWFLELPEEPVTVTGDAHRLQQAIGNLLANARTHTPPGTEVTVTVTTDTTGVCVSVRDNGPGIPGELQPEVFGRFVRADQARSRSTGSTGLGLAIVHAVITAHGGSATVTSRPGHTTFRLTLPG, via the coding sequence ATGAAACGCCCGCTGCCCCGCACCCTGCGTGCCCAGCTCACCGTTGGCCTCGTCACCCTGCTCGCACTCGCCTGCCTAGCCGTCGGCATCACTACCGCCCTGGCCCTGCGAGGCTTCCTGATGGGGCGCCTGGACGAACAACTCTCCGTCTCGGGCGGCAGGTTCGCTGCCAGCCTGGAACACGAGGCCCAGCCCGACAGCGACAACCGTCCCGACACCCGCGGCCAGGCCGAATCCACCCTCGGCGTCCGGCTCCTCAACGGCATCGTCACCCAGGCCGCCGTCGTCGATGACGCCAGTGACCGGCCCCTGCAGCTCACGGCCAGGGACCGCAACGCACTGGCGAGGGTCCCCATTGACGGAAACGGACACAGCATCCGCCTCTCTGCTCTGGGGCCTTACCGCGTTGTCGCCGTCCACGGCGACGATCAGGACACCTTGATCACCGGCCTGCCCTTGCACCCGGTGGAGGAGACAGTGCACCGCCTCGAAGCGGTCGAAGCCGTGTTGTTCGGATCTGCCCTCGTGGTCACCGGCATCGCCGGCGCCCTGTGGGTGAGGGTCTCCCTGCGCCCCCTTCAACGAGTGACCGCCAGAGCAGCGGAGGTCGCCGGACTACCGCTCGCAAGCGGCGAGATCGCCATGCCGGGGCCGCTCCCGGACACAGACCCGCGCACCGAGGTCGGCCAGGTCGGCACCGCCCTCAACCACATGCTTCGCCACGTCGAGGACGCCCTCACCCGCCGCCAGGCAAGCGAGAAACGCCTCCGCCACTTCGCCGCCGACGCCAGCCACGAACTACGCACCCCTGTCGCCAACATCCGAGGCCACGCCGAACTCGCCCTGCGCCACCGCGGCCCCGTGCCCGGCGAAATCCGCCACGCTCTGGAGCGCATCAACGGCGAGTCTCAGCGCATGACACGCCTCGTCGACGACCTGCTCCTCCTCGCCCGCCTGGACGCCGGACGCCCCCTCGAACACCTGCCGGTCGACCTGACGCTGCTGATCCTGAACGCAACGGACGACGCACGCGCCGCCGGCCCCGACCACCGCTGGTTCCTCGAACTCCCAGAAGAGCCGGTCACCGTCACAGGTGATGCGCACCGGCTCCAGCAAGCCATCGGCAACCTTCTCGCCAACGCCCGCACCCACACGCCCCCCGGCACCGAAGTGACAGTTACCGTCACCACCGACACCACCGGCGTCTGTGTGAGTGTGCGTGACAACGGGCCGGGTATCCCCGGAGAGTTGCAACCCGAGGTGTTCGGACGCTTCGTCCGCGCTGACCAGGCACGCTCCCGCAGTACCGGGAGCACGGGTCTGGGCCTGGCCATCGTCCATGCCGTCATCACCGCCCACGGCGGCAGCGCCACTGTAACCAGCAGGCCCGGGCACACCACCTTCCGGCTGACCCTTCCCGGCTGA
- a CDS encoding CBS domain-containing protein — MTDSPHTVSDVMTHTAVAIGSRAPYKEIVRLMAEWKVSALPVLAGEGRVVGVVSEADLLPKEALRRDGPGRLAPLDETSKAGAVLAEGLMSSPAVTVHADAPIAEAAQIMARKRVKRLPVVNDVGLLEGVVSRGDLLKVFLRPDAELGAEIRHSVLGQISPPLRIDAVVEDGVVTLSGSLRDRSMVPLLAQAVRAVEGVVDVRMDLDEHPPGVSA; from the coding sequence GTGACTGATTCTCCGCACACCGTCAGCGACGTCATGACCCACACCGCCGTCGCGATCGGCAGTCGTGCCCCGTACAAGGAGATCGTCCGTCTGATGGCCGAGTGGAAGGTCAGCGCGCTGCCGGTCCTCGCGGGCGAGGGCCGTGTCGTCGGCGTGGTGTCGGAGGCCGATCTCCTACCGAAGGAAGCGCTCCGGAGGGACGGTCCCGGCCGCCTCGCGCCGCTCGACGAGACTTCCAAGGCCGGTGCGGTACTGGCGGAGGGTCTGATGTCGAGCCCGGCCGTGACCGTTCACGCGGACGCGCCGATCGCCGAAGCTGCTCAGATCATGGCGCGCAAGCGGGTGAAGCGGCTGCCCGTGGTCAATGACGTCGGCCTGCTCGAAGGAGTGGTGAGCCGAGGAGACCTGCTCAAGGTCTTCCTCAGGCCGGACGCAGAACTCGGCGCGGAGATCCGGCACAGCGTGCTCGGCCAGATCTCGCCACCGCTCCGGATCGATGCCGTGGTGGAGGATGGAGTCGTCACGCTCAGTGGCTCGCTGCGGGACAGATCCATGGTGCCCCTGCTGGCACAGGCCGTCCGGGCCGTCGAAGGCGTCGTGGACGTACGCATGGACCTTGACGAGCATCCGCCAGGCGTCTCTGCGTAG
- a CDS encoding response regulator transcription factor has product MDEPLTTSLLHRPDGTPVRVLVVDDEPDVTDVLSGVMTAEGWQVRTAADGASALATARDFRPDAVVLDWMLPDLDGLQVLRVLRREAPRVCVLFLTARDAVEDRITGITAGGDDYVTKSYSLEEVLARLRGLLRRAGMTAEPGAHLLTVGDLSMDEEAREVRRGEITVDLSRTEFELLRFLMRNPRRVLSKDQILDRVWAYDFGGRAHIVELYISYLRKKIDAGRTPMIHTVRGVGYVLKPGTP; this is encoded by the coding sequence ATGGACGAGCCGCTGACGACATCCCTTCTGCACCGCCCCGACGGCACCCCCGTCCGAGTCCTGGTCGTCGACGACGAACCCGACGTCACGGACGTGCTGTCCGGCGTCATGACCGCGGAGGGCTGGCAGGTCCGTACCGCAGCGGACGGCGCGAGCGCTCTCGCGACGGCCCGTGATTTCCGGCCCGACGCGGTGGTCCTGGACTGGATGCTGCCCGACCTCGACGGCCTGCAGGTCCTGCGCGTGCTCAGACGCGAGGCGCCCCGTGTGTGCGTGCTGTTCCTGACCGCCCGTGATGCGGTCGAAGACCGCATCACGGGAATCACCGCAGGCGGCGACGACTACGTCACCAAGTCCTACAGCCTGGAAGAGGTCCTGGCCAGGTTGCGCGGGTTGCTCCGACGGGCGGGCATGACAGCCGAGCCGGGAGCGCACCTGCTGACGGTGGGGGACCTGAGCATGGACGAGGAGGCCAGGGAGGTCAGGCGCGGTGAGATCACCGTCGACTTGTCCCGCACCGAGTTCGAACTCCTGCGCTTCCTCATGCGCAACCCACGCCGGGTGCTGTCCAAGGACCAGATCCTCGACCGGGTCTGGGCCTACGACTTCGGCGGCCGCGCTCACATCGTCGAGCTCTACATCAGCTACCTGCGCAAGAAGATCGACGCCGGACGCACCCCCATGATCCACACCGTTCGCGGCGTCGGATACGTCCTCAAGCCGGGCACCCCATGA